Proteins from a genomic interval of Paenibacillus sp. FSL R5-0623:
- a CDS encoding type 1 glutamine amidotransferase domain-containing protein: protein MKKILVVLTNVDKYATKDEPTGLWLSEATHFIEEFDHNDNVQIDLVSPKGGNVPLDPKSLGDSLDDSTRAYFENETFMNQLKNTLKPSEVNASDYDAIYFTGGHGTMWDFPDNAELQELSRDIYEKGGVVSGVCHGVTALLNVKLSNGLLLINDKTVSGFTNEEEALAQQTEYVPFLLEDALRERAAQYDKAAAFSSYVTTDGRVVTGQNPQSSKAVAESVKQLLGL, encoded by the coding sequence ATGAAAAAGATACTGGTTGTTCTAACAAATGTAGATAAGTATGCAACAAAGGACGAGCCTACTGGCTTGTGGCTGAGCGAAGCAACTCACTTTATTGAAGAGTTTGACCATAATGACAATGTTCAGATCGATCTGGTTAGCCCTAAAGGTGGGAACGTACCACTTGATCCGAAAAGTCTGGGCGACTCTCTGGATGACAGCACCAGAGCCTATTTCGAGAACGAAACATTCATGAACCAACTGAAGAACACGTTGAAACCTAGCGAAGTAAATGCAAGTGACTATGATGCGATCTACTTCACAGGGGGCCACGGTACGATGTGGGATTTCCCGGACAATGCTGAACTGCAAGAGCTTTCTCGCGATATCTATGAAAAAGGTGGCGTTGTATCCGGCGTGTGCCACGGGGTTACAGCCCTGCTGAATGTGAAGTTGTCCAACGGCCTGCTTCTAATCAACGACAAAACGGTTTCCGGCTTCACGAATGAAGAAGAAGCATTGGCTCAACAAACCGAGTATGTTCCTTTCCTGCTGGAAGATGCTTTGAGAGAACGTGCTGCACAATACGATAAAGCTGCTGCCTTCAGCTCCTATGTCACAACAGATGGCCGCGTGGTCACAGGACAGAATCCACAATCCAGCAAAGCTGTAGCTGAAAGTGTTAAACAACTGCTGGGTCTGTAA